GGGATTGCCGCCCGCGGGGTCGGCCGAGAAGGCGGTGTAGCGCAGGACTTCGCCGGTCGGTGTCGGTTCACTCATGCGCGTGCCAACCATGGGCGGCGGGGCGTCATTCCCGCCGGGCGGGAACCCGTGCGCCGCCCGCCGTGAACAGCCCCTCAGCCGCGCCCGATGAACGGCATCGCCGTCGCCAGCACCGTCGCGAACTGGATGTTCGCCTCCAGCGGCAGTTCCGCCATGTGCAGCACCGTCGTCGCCACGTCCGCCGCGTCCATCACCGGCTCCACGGCCAGTTCGCCGTTCGCCTGCGGCACGCCGAGGGTCATCCGCTGCGTCATGTCCGTCGCCGCGTTGCCGATGTCGATCTGGCCGCACGCGATGCGGTACGGACGGCCGTCCAGGGAGAGCGACTTGGTGAGACCCGTGAGGGCGTGCTTCGTCGCCGTGTACGCCACCGAGTGCGGACGCGGCGTGTGCGCTGAGATCGAGCCGTTGTTGATGATCCGCCCGCCCTGCGGGTCCTGGTCCTTCATCAGCCGGAACGCCGCCTGCGCGCACAGGAACGAGCCCGTCAGGTTGGTGTCGACCACCTTGCGCCACGCCGAGTAGGGCAGCTCCTCCAGCGGTACGCCGCCGGGTCCGAACGTGCCCGCGTTGTTGAAGAGGAAGTCGATCCGGCCGTACCGCCGCCGCACCGTTTCGAAGAGCGCGTCCACGTCCTCCGGCCGCGCCACGTCCGTCGGCACGCACACCGTGTCGGCCGTCCCGGTCGCCGATTCCGCCGCCAACGCGGCCGTCTCCTCCAGGCGTTCGGCCTTCCGTCCCGCGAGCACGACCGACCAGCCCGCGCCCGTCAGGGCGACCGAGA
The nucleotide sequence above comes from Streptomyces sp. NBC_01716. Encoded proteins:
- a CDS encoding SDR family oxidoreductase; translated protein: MDAVRKIAVVTGAGSGIGRGVSVALTGAGWSVVLAGRKAERLEETAALAAESATGTADTVCVPTDVARPEDVDALFETVRRRYGRIDFLFNNAGTFGPGGVPLEELPYSAWRKVVDTNLTGSFLCAQAAFRLMKDQDPQGGRIINNGSISAHTPRPHSVAYTATKHALTGLTKSLSLDGRPYRIACGQIDIGNAATDMTQRMTLGVPQANGELAVEPVMDAADVATTVLHMAELPLEANIQFATVLATAMPFIGRG